Proteins encoded by one window of Enterococcus saccharolyticus subsp. saccharolyticus:
- a CDS encoding 50S ribosomal protein L23 — protein sequence MNLLDVIKRPVITEKSMLAMDEKKYTFEVDTRANKTLVKQAVEAAFGVDVKSVNIINVRPKFKRMGKYAGYTKKRRKAVVTLTEDSKEIEIFSAE from the coding sequence ATGAACTTACTAGACGTAATTAAACGCCCAGTGATCACTGAAAAATCTATGCTTGCTATGGATGAAAAGAAATATACTTTCGAAGTTGACACTCGCGCAAACAAAACATTAGTAAAACAAGCTGTTGAAGCAGCATTTGGTGTTGACGTGAAAAGCGTAAACATCATCAACGTGCGTCCAAAATTCAAACGCATGGGTAAATATGCGGGATACACAAAAAAACGTCGCAAAGCTGTTGTGACTTTAACTGAAGATTCAAAAGAAATCGAAATTTTCTCAGCTGAATAA
- the rplB gene encoding 50S ribosomal protein L2, producing the protein MAIKHYKPTSNGRRNMTSSDFAEITASKPEKSLLAPLKNHAGRNNNGRITVRHQGGGHKRQYRLVDFKRNKDNVVALVKTIEYDPNRSANIALVHYEDGVKSYILAPKGLEVGMTVVSGPDADIKVGNALPLENIPVGTVIHNIEMKPGKGGQLIRSAGTSAQVLGKEGKYVLIRLNSGEVRMILATCRATIGSVGNEQHELINIGKAGRSRWMRKRPTVRGSVMNPNDHPHGGGEGKAPIGRPAPVSPWGQPAIGYKTRSKKAKSDKLIVRRKNK; encoded by the coding sequence GTGGCAATTAAACATTACAAGCCTACCTCAAATGGTCGTCGTAATATGACTTCTTCTGACTTTGCAGAAATTACTGCTTCTAAACCAGAAAAATCATTATTAGCACCATTGAAAAACCATGCAGGTCGTAACAACAACGGTCGCATCACTGTACGTCACCAAGGTGGCGGTCACAAGCGTCAATACCGTTTAGTCGACTTCAAACGTAACAAAGATAACGTAGTTGCATTAGTGAAAACTATCGAGTACGATCCAAACCGTTCTGCTAACATCGCGTTAGTACATTACGAAGATGGAGTTAAATCATATATCTTAGCACCTAAAGGATTGGAAGTTGGCATGACTGTCGTTTCTGGACCAGATGCAGATATTAAAGTAGGTAACGCATTACCACTAGAAAACATTCCAGTAGGTACAGTTATCCACAACATCGAAATGAAACCAGGAAAAGGCGGACAATTAATCCGTTCAGCTGGTACAAGTGCTCAAGTACTTGGTAAAGAAGGTAAATACGTATTGATCCGCTTGAACTCAGGCGAAGTTCGTATGATCTTAGCAACTTGCCGTGCAACAATCGGTTCTGTTGGTAACGAACAACACGAATTAATCAATATCGGTAAAGCAGGTCGCTCTCGTTGGATGCGTAAACGCCCAACTGTACGTGGTAGCGTAATGAACCCTAACGATCACCCACACGGTGGTGGTGAAGGTAAAGCACCTATCGGACGCCCAGCTCCAGTATCACCTTGGGGTCAACCAGCTATTGGTTACAAAACTCGTAGCAAAAAAGCGAAGTCAGATAAACTTATCGTTCGTCGTAAAAATAAATAA
- the rpsS gene encoding 30S ribosomal protein S19 — protein sequence MGRSLKKGPFVDDHLMKKVEAQQGAEKKKVIRTWSRRSTIFPSFIGFTIAVYDGRKHVPVYIQEDMVGHKLGEFAPTRTYRGHVADDKKTRR from the coding sequence ATGGGTCGTAGTTTAAAGAAAGGACCTTTTGTCGATGATCATTTGATGAAAAAGGTCGAAGCACAACAAGGCGCTGAAAAGAAAAAAGTAATTAGAACTTGGTCTCGTCGTTCTACAATCTTCCCAAGTTTTATCGGGTTTACCATCGCAGTTTACGATGGACGTAAACATGTGCCAGTTTATATCCAAGAAGACATGGTAGGACATAAACTAGGTGAATTTGCACCAACAAGAACTTATCGTGGCCACGTTGCTGACGATAAGAAAACAAGACGTTAA
- the rplV gene encoding 50S ribosomal protein L22 produces MAEQITSAKATAKTVRVSPRKSRLVIDLIRGKSVADAIAILKFTPNKAAGIIEKVLMSAIANAENNFDLDVENLVVSEAFVNEGPTMKRFRPRAKGSASPINKRTSHITVVVSEK; encoded by the coding sequence ATGGCAGAACAAATCACATCAGCGAAAGCAACTGCTAAAACAGTCCGCGTTTCTCCTCGTAAATCACGTCTAGTTATCGATTTAATTAGAGGAAAAAGCGTTGCTGACGCAATTGCTATCCTAAAGTTCACACCGAACAAAGCTGCTGGAATCATTGAAAAAGTATTGATGTCAGCAATCGCAAATGCAGAAAATAACTTTGACTTAGATGTTGAAAACTTAGTAGTATCTGAAGCCTTTGTAAACGAAGGACCAACGATGAAACGTTTCCGTCCTCGCGCGAAAGGTTCAGCATCTCCAATCAACAAACGTACAAGTCATATTACGGTAGTTGTATCAGAAAAATAA
- the rpsC gene encoding 30S ribosomal protein S3, translating to MGQKVHPIGMRVGIIRDWDAKWYAEKDYADFLHEDLRIRKFIASKLADAAVSTVEIERAANRVNVSIHTARPGMVIGKGGSEVESLRKELNKLTGKRVHINIVEIKKPDLDAKLVGEGIARQLENRVAFRRAQKQAIQRSMRAGAKGIKTQVSGRLNGADIARAEGYSEGTVPLHTLRADIDYAWEEADTTYGKLGVKVWIYRGEVLPTKKNTEKGGK from the coding sequence GTGGGTCAAAAAGTACATCCAATTGGAATGCGTGTAGGCATCATCCGTGACTGGGATGCAAAATGGTATGCTGAGAAAGACTACGCAGACTTTCTACACGAAGATTTAAGAATTCGCAAATTTATCGCATCTAAACTTGCTGATGCCGCTGTGTCAACAGTTGAAATCGAACGCGCTGCAAACCGCGTGAACGTTTCAATTCACACAGCTCGACCAGGTATGGTTATCGGTAAAGGCGGTTCTGAAGTCGAAAGCCTAAGAAAAGAATTGAACAAATTAACTGGTAAGAGAGTACACATCAACATTGTAGAAATCAAAAAACCAGATTTAGACGCTAAATTAGTAGGCGAAGGAATTGCACGTCAATTAGAAAATCGTGTTGCTTTCCGTCGTGCTCAAAAACAAGCAATCCAACGCTCAATGCGCGCTGGCGCTAAAGGAATCAAAACTCAAGTATCAGGACGTTTAAACGGTGCGGATATCGCTCGTGCGGAAGGTTACTCTGAAGGAACTGTTCCTTTACACACATTACGTGCGGACATCGATTACGCATGGGAAGAAGCAGATACAACATACGGAAAACTTGGTGTTAAAGTATGGATCTATCGTGGAGAAGTTCTTCCAACTAAAAAGAACACTGAGAAAGGAGGGAAATAA
- the rplP gene encoding 50S ribosomal protein L16, protein MLVPKRVKHRREFRGKMRGEAKGGKEVAFGEYGLQAVESHWITNRQIEASRIAMTRYMKRGGKVWIKIFPHKSYTSKAIGVRMGKGKGAPEGWVAPVKRGKIMFEIAGVSEEVAREALRLASHKLPMKTKIVKREEMGGESNEG, encoded by the coding sequence ATGTTAGTACCTAAACGTGTAAAACACCGTCGTGAATTCCGCGGAAAAATGCGTGGTGAAGCTAAAGGCGGTAAAGAAGTAGCTTTTGGTGAATACGGCTTACAAGCTGTTGAATCTCATTGGATTACAAACCGCCAAATTGAAGCTTCTCGTATTGCAATGACTCGTTACATGAAACGTGGCGGGAAAGTATGGATCAAAATTTTCCCTCACAAATCTTATACAAGTAAAGCTATTGGGGTTCGTATGGGTAAAGGTAAAGGGGCTCCAGAAGGTTGGGTAGCACCAGTTAAACGTGGTAAAATCATGTTTGAAATCGCTGGCGTATCTGAAGAAGTAGCTCGCGAAGCATTACGTCTTGCTTCACACAAATTACCAATGAAAACTAAAATCGTAAAACGTGAAGAAATGGGTGGTGAATCGAATGAAGGTTAA
- the rpmC gene encoding 50S ribosomal protein L29: MKVKEIRELTTAEMLDQEKQLKEELFNLRFQLATGQLENTARIQEVRKSIARIKTVLREQAK; this comes from the coding sequence ATGAAGGTTAAAGAAATCAGAGAATTAACCACTGCCGAAATGCTAGATCAAGAAAAACAATTAAAAGAAGAATTGTTTAACTTAAGATTCCAATTAGCTACAGGTCAACTAGAAAACACTGCACGTATCCAAGAAGTACGTAAATCGATTGCACGCATCAAAACAGTTTTGCGTGAACAAGCAAAGTAA
- the rpsQ gene encoding 30S ribosomal protein S17, with amino-acid sequence MTEERNQRKVYQGRVVSDKMDKTITVVVETKKNHPIYGKRMKYSKKYKAHDENNEAKVGDIVKVMETRPLSATKRFRLVEIVEKAVII; translated from the coding sequence ATGACTGAAGAAAGAAATCAACGCAAAGTTTATCAAGGTCGCGTGGTATCCGACAAAATGGATAAAACAATTACAGTAGTAGTTGAAACTAAGAAAAACCACCCTATCTACGGTAAACGTATGAAATATTCTAAGAAATACAAAGCACACGATGAAAACAACGAAGCAAAAGTTGGCGATATCGTGAAAGTTATGGAAACTCGTCCATTATCAGCTACGAAACGTTTCCGTCTAGTAGAGATTGTTGAAAAGGCAGTGATTATTTAA
- the rplN gene encoding 50S ribosomal protein L14: MIQQESRLRVADNSGAREILTIKVLGGSGRKTANIGDVIVATVKQATPGGVVKKGDVVKAVIVRTKSGARRADGSYIKFDENAAVIIRDDKSPRGTRIFGPVARELREGNFMKIVSLAPEVL; this comes from the coding sequence GTGATCCAACAAGAAAGTCGTTTAAGAGTCGCTGACAACTCAGGCGCACGCGAAATTCTAACGATCAAAGTCCTTGGTGGCTCAGGTCGTAAAACTGCCAATATCGGTGACGTAATTGTTGCTACGGTTAAACAAGCAACGCCAGGTGGAGTTGTTAAAAAAGGTGACGTAGTTAAAGCAGTTATTGTTCGTACGAAATCAGGCGCTCGTCGTGCAGACGGTTCTTACATTAAATTTGATGAAAATGCTGCGGTTATTATCCGTGACGATAAGAGCCCACGTGGAACTCGTATCTTCGGTCCAGTTGCTCGTGAACTACGCGAAGGCAACTTCATGAAGATCGTTTCCCTAGCACCAGAAGTACTATAA
- the rplX gene encoding 50S ribosomal protein L24 gives MFVKKGDKVKVITGKDKNKEGIVLEALPKKDKVVVEGVNIVKKHQKPSQAAPQGGIVEVEAPIHVSNVMVIDPSNGEATRVSYKEVDGKKVRVSKKTGEVIDK, from the coding sequence ATGTTTGTTAAAAAAGGCGATAAAGTTAAAGTTATCACTGGGAAAGACAAAAACAAAGAAGGTATTGTATTAGAAGCTTTACCTAAAAAAGATAAAGTCGTTGTTGAAGGTGTTAACATCGTGAAGAAACACCAAAAACCTTCTCAAGCTGCTCCTCAAGGCGGAATCGTTGAAGTTGAAGCGCCAATTCATGTTTCTAACGTGATGGTGATTGATCCTTCTAACGGTGAAGCTACACGTGTTAGCTACAAAGAAGTTGACGGCAAAAAAGTCCGCGTTTCTAAGAAAACCGGAGAAGTTATCGATAAATAA
- the rplE gene encoding 50S ribosomal protein L5, with protein MNRLKEKYTKEVVPSLMEKFEYSSVMQAPKVDKIVINMGVGDAVSNAKNLDKAVEELALISGQKPLITKAKKSIAGFRLREGMPIGCKVTLRGERMYEFLDKLVSVSLPRVRDFHGVSKKAFDGRGNYTLGIKEQLIFPEVDYDLVDKVRGMDIVIVTTANTDEESRELLTQLGMPFQK; from the coding sequence ATGAACCGCCTTAAAGAAAAATATACAAAAGAAGTTGTTCCATCATTAATGGAAAAATTTGAATATAGTTCTGTAATGCAAGCACCAAAAGTTGACAAAATCGTTATCAACATGGGTGTGGGTGATGCAGTATCTAACGCAAAAAACTTAGATAAAGCTGTTGAAGAATTAGCATTAATCTCTGGTCAAAAACCATTGATTACTAAAGCTAAAAAATCTATCGCTGGCTTCCGCTTACGTGAAGGAATGCCAATCGGTTGTAAAGTTACTCTACGTGGAGAAAGAATGTACGAATTTTTAGATAAATTAGTATCAGTTTCATTACCACGTGTACGTGACTTCCATGGTGTAAGTAAAAAAGCGTTCGACGGACGTGGAAACTATACATTAGGTATCAAAGAACAATTAATCTTCCCTGAAGTTGATTACGATTTGGTAGACAAAGTACGTGGGATGGATATCGTTATTGTAACTACTGCCAACACAGATGAAGAATCTCGTGAATTGTTAACGCAATTAGGCATGCCATTCCAAAAATAA
- a CDS encoding type Z 30S ribosomal protein S14: MAKKSMIAKNKRPAKHSTQEYTRCERCGRPHSVYRKFKLCRICFRELAYKGQIPGVKKASW; this comes from the coding sequence GTGGCTAAAAAATCAATGATTGCTAAAAATAAACGCCCAGCAAAACACTCAACTCAAGAATATACACGTTGCGAACGTTGCGGACGTCCACATTCAGTTTATCGTAAATTTAAACTTTGCCGTATTTGCTTCCGCGAACTTGCCTATAAAGGTCAAATTCCCGGCGTGAAGAAAGCTAGCTGGTAA
- the rpsH gene encoding 30S ribosomal protein S8, which yields MVMTDPIADFLTRIRNANMVKHDVLEVPASKIKRDIAEILKKEGFIRDVEYIEDDKQGVIRVFLKYGKNGERVITNLKRISKPGLRAYVKADEVPKVLNGLGIAIISTSEGVITDKEARVKNVGGEVVAYVW from the coding sequence ATGGTCATGACAGATCCAATTGCAGATTTTCTAACGCGCATTCGTAATGCCAACATGGTAAAACACGATGTATTAGAAGTGCCTGCTTCAAAAATCAAACGTGACATCGCTGAAATCTTGAAAAAAGAAGGTTTCATCCGTGATGTTGAATATATCGAAGATGACAAACAAGGCGTGATCCGTGTTTTCCTAAAATATGGAAAAAATGGTGAACGTGTTATCACTAACTTGAAACGTATTTCTAAACCTGGTCTACGTGCTTATGTTAAAGCTGACGAAGTACCAAAAGTATTAAACGGTTTAGGTATTGCAATCATCTCAACTTCTGAAGGTGTTATCACTGATAAAGAAGCTCGAGTTAAAAATGTCGGCGGCGAAGTTGTCGCTTATGTATGGTAA
- the rplF gene encoding 50S ribosomal protein L6, with amino-acid sequence MSRIGNKVVVLPAGVEVKQEGNDVTVKGPKGELTRTFSSDITMNIEGNEVTFTRPNDSKEMKTIHGTTRANFNNMVIGVSEGFKKGLELIGVGYRAQLQGSKLVLNVGYSNPVEMNAPTGVTVEVPSNTSIVVSGTSKEMVGEFAANIRGVRPPEPYKGKGIRYVGEFVRRKEGKTGK; translated from the coding sequence GTGAGTCGTATCGGTAATAAAGTAGTCGTTCTTCCTGCTGGTGTTGAAGTCAAGCAAGAAGGAAATGACGTTACAGTTAAAGGACCTAAAGGTGAATTAACTCGTACTTTCTCTTCAGATATTACAATGAATATCGAAGGAAACGAAGTAACTTTCACTCGTCCAAATGACAGCAAAGAAATGAAAACAATCCACGGAACTACTCGTGCAAACTTCAATAACATGGTTATTGGCGTAAGCGAAGGTTTCAAAAAAGGATTAGAACTTATCGGGGTTGGGTACCGTGCTCAATTACAAGGTTCAAAACTTGTATTGAACGTTGGTTATTCAAATCCAGTAGAAATGAACGCACCAACTGGAGTTACAGTTGAAGTTCCTTCTAATACTTCTATCGTTGTATCAGGAACAAGCAAAGAAATGGTTGGCGAATTTGCAGCTAACATTCGTGGCGTTCGTCCTCCAGAACCTTACAAAGGCAAAGGTATTCGCTATGTTGGTGAATTCGTACGCCGTAAAGAAGGTAAAACTGGTAAATAA
- the rplR gene encoding 50S ribosomal protein L18, whose translation MITKPDKNKTRQKRHKRVRSKISGTAECPRLNVFRSNKNIYAQVIDDVAGVTLASASALDTEISGGTKVEQAQAVGKLVAERAAAKGIKEVVFDRGGYLYHGRVAALAEAARENGLEF comes from the coding sequence GTGATTACAAAACCAGATAAAAATAAAACACGTCAAAAAAGACATAAACGTGTACGTAGCAAAATCTCTGGTACTGCTGAGTGCCCACGCTTGAACGTTTTCCGTTCTAACAAAAACATCTACGCGCAAGTAATTGATGACGTAGCGGGTGTGACGCTAGCAAGTGCCTCTGCCTTGGATACAGAAATTTCAGGTGGAACAAAAGTTGAACAAGCACAAGCTGTTGGTAAATTAGTAGCAGAACGTGCAGCAGCAAAAGGTATTAAAGAAGTAGTCTTTGACCGTGGTGGATACCTTTACCATGGCCGTGTAGCAGCTTTAGCTGAAGCAGCTCGCGAAAATGGACTAGAATTTTAG
- the rpsE gene encoding 30S ribosomal protein S5, protein MVYIDPKHLELEDRVVAINRVTKVVKGGRRLRFAALVVVGDKNGHVGFGTGKAQEVPEAIRKAVEDAKKNLIEVPMVGSTIPHEVIGVFGGGRILMKPAVEGSGVAAGGPVRAVLELAGVADITSKSLGSNTPINVVRATVEGLKQLKRAEEVAALRGKSVEELIG, encoded by the coding sequence ATGGTTTATATTGATCCAAAACACTTGGAATTAGAAGACCGCGTTGTTGCGATTAACCGCGTAACAAAAGTTGTTAAAGGTGGACGTCGTTTACGTTTCGCAGCTTTAGTTGTTGTCGGTGATAAAAACGGACACGTAGGATTTGGTACTGGTAAAGCACAAGAAGTGCCAGAAGCAATCCGTAAAGCAGTTGAAGATGCTAAGAAAAACTTAATTGAAGTACCAATGGTTGGTTCTACAATCCCACACGAAGTTATCGGTGTATTCGGTGGCGGACGTATCTTAATGAAACCTGCTGTAGAAGGTTCTGGGGTAGCCGCTGGTGGACCTGTTCGTGCCGTATTGGAGTTAGCTGGGGTAGCTGATATCACATCTAAATCTCTAGGTTCAAACACACCTATCAACGTTGTTCGCGCAACAGTTGAAGGATTAAAACAATTAAAACGCGCTGAAGAAGTGGCAGCACTTCGCGGTAAATCAGTTGAAGAATTAATCGGTTAA
- the rpmD gene encoding 50S ribosomal protein L30, which translates to MAELKITLKRSVIGRPQNQRDTVKALGLGKVNSTVVKPANDAIKGMVNTVAHLVDVEEI; encoded by the coding sequence ATGGCTGAATTAAAAATTACTTTAAAACGCAGTGTTATCGGACGTCCTCAAAACCAACGCGATACTGTAAAAGCGTTAGGTCTAGGTAAAGTGAACAGTACTGTTGTTAAACCTGCTAATGATGCAATCAAAGGCATGGTTAACACTGTAGCTCACTTAGTGGACGTAGAAGAAATTTAA
- the rplO gene encoding 50S ribosomal protein L15 — protein MKLHELKSAEGSRHVRNRVGRGTSSGNGKTAGRGQKGQKARSGGGVRLGFEGGQTPLFRRLPKRGFTNVNRKEYAVINLDLLNRFEDGTEVTPVTLVEAGLVKNEKAGIKVLGNGELTKKLTVKAAKFSKAAEEAIVAAGGSIEVI, from the coding sequence ATGAAACTTCATGAATTAAAATCTGCAGAAGGATCACGTCACGTACGTAACCGTGTAGGTCGTGGTACATCATCTGGTAATGGTAAAACAGCTGGACGCGGACAAAAAGGTCAAAAAGCTCGTTCAGGTGGTGGAGTTCGTTTAGGTTTTGAAGGTGGACAAACACCATTGTTCCGTCGCTTACCAAAACGCGGATTCACTAATGTTAACCGTAAAGAATATGCAGTAATTAACCTTGACCTTCTAAATCGCTTTGAAGACGGAACTGAAGTAACTCCTGTAACTTTAGTTGAAGCTGGATTAGTTAAAAACGAAAAAGCTGGAATCAAAGTGTTAGGAAACGGTGAATTAACTAAGAAATTAACTGTGAAAGCAGCTAAATTCTCTAAAGCAGCTGAAGAAGCAATCGTTGCTGCTGGTGGATCAATCGAGGTGATCTAA
- the secY gene encoding preprotein translocase subunit SecY, whose amino-acid sequence MLKLLKDAFKVKDIRSRILFTVMILFVFRLGTHITVPGVDVTKLQAISSLPFLNMLDLVSGSAMQRFSIFSMGVSPYITASIIVQLMQMDIVPKFVEWSKQGEVGRKKLNQATRYLTLVLGFLQSMALTAGFQMWTQFGFVPNPNAATFILIGIVLTTGTMFVTWLGEQITDKGIGNGVSMIIFAGIISRLPIDIKALIEDYFINIDKSDLWKSILFMVILVIAVLAIVTFVTYFQQAERKIPIQYTKRVAGAPTSSYLPLKVNAAGVIPVIFASSFITTPNAILQAFGSFQGEAWFDIVQTVFNYNTVPGAILYTTLIVGFTFFYAFVQVNPEKLAENLQKQGSYIPSVRPGKGTEEYVSKLLMRLSTVGSLFLGLVALLPILAQMIWNLPQSIGLGGTSLLIVIGVALESAKQLEGLMLKRKYTGFIN is encoded by the coding sequence ATGTTAAAACTTTTAAAGGATGCTTTTAAAGTCAAGGATATTAGATCAAGAATTTTGTTCACTGTAATGATTTTATTCGTCTTTCGCTTAGGGACACATATTACTGTACCTGGTGTAGATGTAACTAAGTTGCAAGCTATCTCTAGCTTACCTTTCTTGAATATGCTTGATTTGGTAAGTGGTAGTGCGATGCAACGTTTCTCTATTTTTTCCATGGGGGTTTCGCCATATATCACAGCATCGATTATCGTTCAATTGATGCAAATGGATATTGTACCGAAATTCGTTGAATGGTCAAAACAAGGGGAAGTGGGTCGTAAGAAATTGAATCAAGCAACACGCTATTTGACATTAGTCTTAGGATTTTTACAATCGATGGCGTTAACTGCGGGATTTCAAATGTGGACTCAGTTCGGGTTTGTGCCAAATCCAAATGCGGCAACCTTTATTCTTATTGGTATCGTATTAACCACAGGGACAATGTTTGTCACTTGGTTAGGGGAACAAATTACGGACAAAGGAATTGGGAATGGTGTTTCAATGATTATCTTTGCGGGTATCATTTCACGCCTACCAATTGATATTAAGGCATTAATCGAAGACTACTTTATTAATATTGATAAATCAGATTTATGGAAATCAATCTTATTTATGGTGATTCTAGTGATTGCAGTGTTGGCAATTGTTACTTTTGTGACATATTTCCAACAAGCTGAACGAAAAATCCCAATTCAATATACAAAACGAGTAGCTGGTGCACCAACAAGTAGTTACCTTCCATTGAAAGTAAATGCGGCTGGGGTTATTCCAGTTATCTTCGCTAGTTCTTTTATCACAACACCAAATGCTATCTTACAAGCATTCGGTTCATTCCAAGGTGAAGCTTGGTTTGATATCGTCCAAACGGTTTTTAATTATAATACTGTCCCTGGGGCAATTTTATATACAACATTAATCGTTGGATTCACGTTCTTCTATGCTTTTGTTCAGGTCAATCCGGAAAAATTAGCTGAAAACTTGCAAAAACAAGGGAGCTATATTCCAAGTGTTCGACCAGGTAAAGGAACGGAAGAATATGTCTCAAAACTATTGATGCGTTTAAGTACTGTCGGGTCTCTATTCTTAGGGCTTGTCGCATTATTGCCAATTTTGGCACAAATGATTTGGAACTTACCACAATCAATTGGTTTGGGAGGAACAAGTTTGTTAATCGTTATTGGTGTTGCACTAGAATCTGCTAAGCAGTTGGAAGGTCTAATGCTAAAACGTAAATATACTGGTTTCATCAATTAA
- a CDS encoding adenylate kinase, with amino-acid sequence MNLILMGLPGAGKGTQAERIIAEYNIPHISTGDMFRAAMANETALGLEAKSYMDKGELVPDAVTNGIVKERLAEPDTDKGFLLDGFPRTLDQAEALDQMLKDLGKEIDAVIEIHVPEEILVDRLAGRYMCRTCGATYHKVFNPTTVEGTCDRCGGHDFYQREDDKPETVKNRLAVNVKSSEPILAYYKEKGLLQLIDGNREIDAVFADVKNIIE; translated from the coding sequence ATGAACCTCATTTTAATGGGACTACCCGGTGCTGGGAAAGGCACTCAAGCAGAACGTATTATTGCTGAGTACAATATTCCGCATATTTCAACGGGCGACATGTTTCGTGCCGCAATGGCCAATGAAACAGCTCTTGGCCTGGAAGCAAAATCATACATGGACAAAGGTGAACTTGTACCTGATGCAGTAACAAACGGGATTGTAAAAGAACGTTTGGCTGAACCAGATACAGACAAAGGTTTCTTATTAGATGGTTTCCCTCGTACATTGGATCAAGCCGAAGCGTTGGATCAAATGTTGAAAGACCTTGGAAAAGAAATCGATGCCGTCATCGAAATTCATGTCCCTGAAGAAATTCTTGTTGATCGTCTAGCAGGACGCTACATGTGCCGTACTTGCGGTGCGACTTATCATAAAGTATTCAACCCTACAACAGTAGAAGGTACTTGTGATCGTTGTGGCGGACACGATTTCTATCAACGAGAAGATGATAAGCCTGAGACGGTCAAAAATCGTCTAGCTGTCAATGTGAAAAGTAGTGAACCAATTTTAGCATATTACAAAGAAAAAGGTTTATTGCAGTTAATTGATGGTAATCGTGAAATCGATGCTGTATTTGCAGATGTAAAAAATATCATCGAGTAA
- the infA gene encoding translation initiation factor IF-1, producing MAKEDMIEVEGTVVETLPNAMFKVELENGHQVLATVSGKIRMHYIRILPGDKVTVELSPYDLNRGRITYRFK from the coding sequence GTGGCAAAAGAAGATATGATTGAAGTCGAAGGTACAGTCGTCGAAACTTTGCCGAATGCAATGTTTAAAGTCGAATTGGAAAATGGACACCAAGTTCTTGCTACTGTTTCTGGTAAAATTAGAATGCACTACATTCGCATTTTACCTGGAGACAAGGTGACAGTTGAACTATCACCGTACGACTTGAACCGTGGCCGTATTACTTATCGTTTTAAATAA
- the rpmJ gene encoding 50S ribosomal protein L36: MKVRPSVKPMCEHCKVIRRNGRVMVICPANPKHKQRQG, encoded by the coding sequence ATGAAAGTAAGACCATCAGTAAAACCAATGTGTGAACATTGTAAAGTAATTCGTCGTAATGGGCGCGTTATGGTGATTTGCCCAGCAAATCCAAAACATAAACAACGTCAAGGATAA
- the rpsM gene encoding 30S ribosomal protein S13, with protein MARIAGVDIPRDKRVVVSLTYIYGIGNTTAKQVLADAGVSEDVRVRDLTNEQTDAIRAEIDKLKVEGDLRREVNLNIKRLMEIGSYRGIRHRRGLPVRGQNTKNNARTRKGPSKTVAGKKK; from the coding sequence ATGGCTCGTATTGCAGGAGTAGATATTCCTCGTGATAAACGTGTAGTCGTTTCTCTTACTTATATCTATGGTATTGGTAACACGACTGCAAAACAAGTTCTAGCAGATGCTGGCGTTTCTGAAGACGTTCGTGTTCGTGATTTAACGAATGAACAAACAGACGCTATCCGTGCAGAAATTGATAAATTAAAAGTTGAAGGTGACTTACGTCGTGAAGTTAACTTAAACATCAAACGTTTGATGGAAATCGGTTCATACCGTGGTATCCGTCACCGCCGTGGATTGCCAGTTCGTGGACAAAACACGAAAAACAATGCACGTACTCGTAAAGGCCCGTCTAAAACAGTAGCAGGCAAGAAAAAATAA